The following nucleotide sequence is from Bos taurus isolate L1 Dominette 01449 registration number 42190680 breed Hereford chromosome 3, ARS-UCD2.0, whole genome shotgun sequence.
AGCCACTCAGTGAAGGAGCGGACCATCTCCGAGAACAGCCTGATCATCCTGCTGCAGGGCCTCCAGGGCCAAGTCACCACCGTGGACCTGCGGGATGAGAGCGTGGCCCACGGACGCATAGACAACGTTGATGCTTTCATGAACATCCGCCTGGCCCAGGTCACCTACACAGACCGTTGGGGGCATCAGGTGGAGCTGGACGACCTCTTTGTGACAGGCCGGAATGTCCGTTACGTCCACATCCCCGACAACGTGAACATCACCGCGACCATTGAGCAGCAGCTGCAGGTCATCCATCGGGTGCGTTACTTTGGCAGCAAGGGGCAAGGCCGGCAGGAATTTCCCTCCAAAAACTCTTAAGTAAGCCTGTCCCCGGTCCCCACTCAGGTTCCTGCAGACTTCTTCTGAGCCAAAGCCTGCTCTCCCTGCCCACCCAGAACCTGGGAGGGGAGCAGGACCAGCCCAGAAGCTGGTGTCTGACAGACGTCACCTGTCACAGCTGCCTTTCTCAGGGTCTCACCTCTCAGACTCACCCTGGGACCCGGAATTTTAGTTATCTGACTGTGGCCTTGGGGTAGATGACAACCCTCCCTTTGGATCATTATTTATCTGAATCTCTACTGATTTAGGGATTGTGTCAGTTTTCAGCCCTCTTGCATTGAGGATTATTAAATACTCTGGGCCTGAGGGGCCCCATTTCTCTTGCAATTGTGTTTGTTTTCTCATGAAACAAAAGGAGGATGCAGAGAAGTCTGTG
It contains:
- the LSM10 gene encoding U7 snRNA-associated Sm-like protein LSm10; the protein is MEVSHSVKERTISENSLIILLQGLQGQVTTVDLRDESVAHGRIDNVDAFMNIRLAQVTYTDRWGHQVELDDLFVTGRNVRYVHIPDNVNITATIEQQLQVIHRVRYFGSKGQGRQEFPSKNS